The following nucleotide sequence is from Paracrocinitomix mangrovi.
GAAATGCTTTGTATGGATTCATTACCCTGAAGGAAACTGGTGAATCGCGTAATCACGATAATTTAAGAAAGGAAATTAATCAATTGATTACAGAGCAAATAGGGCCAATTGCCAAATTGGATAAGATTCAGTTTACAGTTGGATTGCCTAAAACTAGATCAGGAAAAATTATGCGCCGTATCCTTCGAAAGATAGCGTGTAATGAAGCGGAAAGTCTAGGTGATATTTCAACCTTATTAAACCCTGAAGTTGTTCAGCAGATTTTAGAAGAAAGAATCGCATAATACCAAAGATAAAGTTTGGAAATTGCATTGTTATTTGGTCTTGTCGCCATTGGTTTTTTGGCGACAAGACTTAAATTTTTAAATCAAAATCGGATCCAGTTTGCTAATAAGTGGATCATTTTTGTGGCATTGCCTGCGGTTGCATTGGTGAATGTTCCCGGCTTGCAGGTTTCGCAGGATTTGTTGGTTCCTGCCTTGTCTCCGATTATTGTGTTTTTTGGCGCATTTATTCTTTTTAGAATTGTATTGCGTAATAAACTGGAAACTGATCAGGGAATTGCTCTTACTATTTTAGGAGGTCTTGGCAATACTTCATTTGTTGGTTTTCCTGTAATTACAGTATTATTTGGAGCGGAGTACTTGTCTTATGCATTGATTGCAGATCAGGTTAACTTTCTTTTACTGGCAACAGCCGCACAATTTATTATCTCAGCTCATAGTGGAGGTTTTAATATCAAAAAAGCACTTAAAAAAGTTGCTTTGTTCCCTCCATTTATTGCTTTGATTGTTGCCTTGTTTATTCCGTTTAAAATTGAGCATGACTTAGTAAGTCCTGTTTTGGAAGCTTTGGCTTATACCGTGAGTCCGGTTGCTATGTTGGTAGTAGGTTATCAAATTGCGAAATATGTAGACTTTAAGTTTACATCCAACATCATTTTAGGAATCTCATATAAATTGGTCCTTGCTCCAATTTTGGTCTATCTCGCTTTTATAATGATGGATACTGAAAAGGTAATATTTGACGTATCTGTGATGGAATCTGCAATGGGGCCAATGGTTAGTGGTGCTATATTATTGATGGATGAAGAAATACAACCTAAACTAACTGCTCAAGTTTTATGCTGGGGTATCATTCTTTCATCATTCACACTATTTGTGTGGTCATTGCTTTTGTAAAAAGAGCTAATTAAGCTTTATATTTCTTAAAAATAGAGCAGGCAATATGTCCTCCAAACCCAAAAGTGTTACTCAAGGCATAGTTCACAGTTCTTTTTTGCGCTTTACCCAAAGTGAAATTAAAGTTTGGATTGAATTTTTCATCAATTTGTGAAGTGTTGATGGTAGGTGGAACAATATCATTAACTACTGCTTGCACACAAGCTATGGCTTCAATAGCTCCTGCACCACCTAACAAATGTCCTGTCATGGATTTAGTGGCACTGATATTGGCTTTTGTGTCAGCTCCAAAAACTGTTTCCACAGCCTTTATTTCGCTTTCATCTCCAACAGGTGTAGATGTTGCATGAACGTTGATGTAATCTATTTCGTCTGGGCTAATTCCAGCATCCTCCAAAGCCAATCTCATTCCTCTAACGGCACCTTCACCTTCAGGATGAGTGGCAGTTAAGTGATATGCATCTGCCGCCATTGCGCCTGAGGCAACTTCAGCAATTATGTTGGCACCTCTTGCTAAGGCGTGATCCAGACTTTCTAAAACTAATGCTCCTGCTCCTTCTCCCAATACAAATCCGTCTCTGGTTTGATCAAATGGTCTTGAGGCAGTTTTAGGGTCGTCATTTCTCGTGCTCAAAGCTTTAGACGCGTTAAATCCTCCAATTGAAGTTACAGATACAGATCCTTCAGATCCACCTGTGATCATCATGTCTGCTTTACCCCATTGGATGTAATTAAATGCATCAATTATTGCTGTGTTACTGGCTGAACAAGCAGATGAGGTGGAGTAGTTAACTCCCTTTAAACCATGTCTAATTGAAATGACACCAGAAGCCATATTGATAATTCGTTTAGGAACAAAATATGGATTAAAACGAGGTTGTCCGTCTCCCTGATACCAGGCTTGCATTTGATCTTCAAAAGTGTCAACACCTCCGTCTCCAGAACCCCAAATTACGCCAATTCTATTTCTGTCTAATTTGTCAAAATTTATCTTGGCTTGAGCTATTGCTTCATCTGCGGCAGCTACCGCATATTGTACAAAGATGTCATACTTTCTGGCTTCGTTGCGCTCAAAATATTGTTGTGGGTCAAACCCTTTTACTTCACAAGCAAACTGAGTTTTGAAATTAGATGCATCAAATTTAGTTATTGGACCTGCTCCCGATTCTCCATTGATAAGGGCGTTCCAATAATCATTTAAATTATTTCCGATTGGAGTGAGTGCTCCCATTCCTGTAATGACAACTCTTTTCATATTCAATAAGGTTTCGTACTAAGACGTAGTAGGAGTTTTGAGATTACAAAATTAACAGAAATGAATGCAAAAGAGATCATTTGCTTAGACAAAAAAAGCCTTCCGAATTTCGAAAGGCTTTTATAATTTATTGTGATTAGAGGATTATCCTCCAAAGTCATCAAATCTAACATTCTCAGGCGGTACTCCCCAATCATCACACATTTTCTCAACCGCTTTGTTCATCATTGGAGGTCCACAGAAGTAGAACTCAATATCTTCTGGAGCGTCATGCTTAGATAAATATTGATCAATTACCGCCTGGTGAACAAAGCCAATGAAACCATCTCCTTCTTCATCATAGATATCTTTTTTCTCTACCCAGTTATCTTCTGGCAAAGCATCTGATAATACCATGTAAAATTTGAAGTTAGGGAAGTCTCTTTCCAACTCTCTGAAATAGTGGATATAGAACAATTCTGCTCTTGAACGTCCTCCGTACCAGTAAGATACTTTTCTATCAGTCTTCATTGTTTTGAATAACTCATACAAGTGAGAACGCATTGGTGCCATTCCGGCTCCTCCACCTACATAAAGCATTTCAGCATCTGATTCATTGATGAAGAATTCTCCATAAGGTCCAGAGATAATTGCTGGATCACCTTCTTTTAAGTTAAAGATGTATGAAGACGCTATACCTGGATTTACATTCATCCAAGTGTTAGTTTTTCTATCAAATGGCGGAGCTGCAACCCTTACATTCAACATAATCTTTCTTCCTTCTGCAGGATAAGAAGCCATTGAATATGCACGAACTACTTCTTCGTCATTCTTCATTACTAAGTGACGCATTGCAAATGGTCCTTCTGCCCAATCTTTCTCAAATTTATCTGGTTGTCCAGGGTGATCTTGAGGGTGAGCAGTAACATCCATATCAGCGAATTTTACTTCACACGGTGGAATCTTAATTTGAATATATCCACCTGCTTTGTAATCCATGTCTTCAGGAATCTCAACAATGAATTCTTTGATGTAAGTTGCCACGTTGTAGTTTGATACAACTTTAGCTTCCCACTCTTTAATCCCCATGATTTCTTCCTCAACATGAATTTCCATGTCTTCTTTAACTTTCACCTGACATCCTAAACGCCAGTTATCAGCAATTTGCTTTCTTGAAAAGTGAGGCTCCTCTGTTGGAAGGATGTTTCCTCCACCTGAAAGTACCTGACATGTACATTGGATACATGTACCTCCACCACCACAAGCGGATGGTAAAAAGATTCCATTAGATCCTAATGTGCTCAACAAAGTTCCACCACCGTCAACTTCTAAAACGTGATCTCCATTAATGGTGATTTTAATTTTTCCAGAAGGTGAAATTTTTGCTTTTACAAATAATAGCAAGCTCACCAATAGTAAGATAACTATTGTAAAAACTATAACTGTAATAATTAATACTTGTCCCATTTCTGTGTTGTTTTAGTCGTTTTGATCTGTATCAGCATCAATTACGTTAGTAACCTGATCAGTTTTAACATCTGTGTCTTCATCTTCACCTCCTCCAAGGTTGATTCCTGAGAAACTCATAAATGCGATTCCCATCAAACCTGTGATAACGAAAGTGATACCTAAACCTCTCATTGGAGCAGGTACTTTAGAGTATTTGATTTTTTCTCTAATGGCTGCAATTGCAACAATCGCTAAGAACCATCCAATACCTGAACCGATTCCGAAAGTTGTTGCTTCACCAATAGTTGAATATTGTCTTTCTTGCATGAAAAGGGCTCCCCCTAAGATTGAACAGTTTACAGCGATCAATGGCAAGAAGATTCCCAATGCACCATAAAGTGCAGGAGCAAATTTCTCAACTAACATCTCCACTAACTGTACAATAGATGCAATTACGGCAATAAACATGATGAAAGACAAGAAGCTTAAATCAACTTCAGCATACTCAGCTCCTAACCAAGATAATGCTCCTTCTTTCAAAACATAATTTTCTAACAACCAGTTTACAGGCACTGTTACTCCCAATACGAAGATAACTGCTGCACCTAATCCTGCTGCGGTTTTTACAGTTTTAGAAACCGCCAAATAAGAACACATACCTAAGAAATAGGCAAAGATCATGTTCTCAATAAAGACTCCTTTTAAAAGTATATTTATATAATCTACCATGATTTCTTAGTTTAATGATCCTCAATTAATGCTTTGTTTCTAGCTCTTTGAACCCATATAATGATTCCTACTGCAAACAAGGCAAAAGGAGCCAAAATAATAAAGTTGTTATCCAGGTAACCGATTTTATACAATCCTGTTTTTTCGATTCTGTCTCCAAACAAAGGAATATCGAATATTTTACCAGCTCCGAATATCTCTCTGATGATTGATACCAAAACCAATACAATACCGTATCCTAATGTGTTTCCGATAGCATCAAGGAATGAAGGCCAAGGCTTGTTAGCCATTGCAAATGCCTCAAATCTACCCATGATAATACAGTTGGTGATGATCAATCCAACGAAAACTGATAACTGCTCTGCCATATCAGGTAAGAATGCTTTCAATATTTCGTTTACGATAATTACCAAAGAGGCAACAACCACTAACTGAACAATAATTCTGATTCTTGACGGAATCAAATTTCTCATCATTGAAATAATAACATTACCAAGTGCTAATACAAAAAACACAGAAGCTGTCATTACCAAGGCTTGCTTCACTGATACTGTGATAGCCAAAGCCGAACAGATACCTAATACTTGAATTGTAACAGGGTTGTTATCATCAAGAGGCTCTGTAATCAACCTTTTATTCTTCTTTGAGAATAGAGGTTCTCTAGGCGCTTTTACTTTTTCGCTCATAACTCTTAGTTGTTATTAAAGTATTTTACATAAACCGAAAGCGTTCTGTTCACCATTTCTTCAACTCCTTTTGAAGTAATAGTTCCTCCAGTAATACCGTCAACTTTTCCGTTAACGCCTGCTCCGGTTCCGTCTTTTACACTCTTGATATCACCAGTGATTTTTTCACCTTCATATTGAGAGTAATAGAACTTTTGTTTAATCTCAGCTCCTAATCCCGGAGTTTCTCCCTGATGGTCAAACTTGGCTCCGAAAATGGTTTGCTTGTCAGAATCTACTGAAAAGTATCCCCAAATTGGTCCCCATAGTCCTGATCCCACAACCGGAATCACGTACTTAGTTTCACCATCCAAATCAGCCACATAAAGTGGGTAATCTCTGTCCTTTGGATTAAGGTTTTTGTCTTTATATTGTTTTTTGATGTCGATATTAAATGCTACCAAACCATCTTTAACTTGTCCTTCTGAACCAATAACAACACACTCATCAGTTAAGATGTGTTTGTCGTATAATTCAGTTGCATTTTGACGTGTGCTTTCAATATTCAAAGCACCTAGAATGTCCATCTTTTTCTTGATTTCAACATTCTTATCCTGCATTGGCTTTAATCCCATTGATACGGCAGCCAATCCTGCTCCAACTATCACTACAAGAGCGATAGCAAAAACAAATGTGTATCCGTTACTATCTTTATTAATTGCCATGATTATGCAGCTTTAGTTTTAAGTCTTTTTTGTCTTCTCTTGATATTGGCACCAACTACGTAGTGATCAATCAATGGAGCCATTACGTTCATGAATAAGATCGCCATCATTACCCCTTCTGGGTAAGCTCCGTTGAAAACTCTAATCGTAATCGAAAGCGCACCTCCTAAAAATCCGTAAATAAATTTTCCGGTATTAGTTTGGGAGGCGGTGACAGGATCCGTAATCATAAATACTGCTCCAAATGCAAATCCACCAATAACTAGGTGATGTACAGGAGGCAACATCATGTATTCGTTAACAGCAAATTGATTTGCTAATAATCCAACAACAAATCCACCAGCAATAAATGACAACATGATTCTCCATGAAGCAATTCCGGTATAAAGTAACAATGCAGCTCCTAATAAAATAGCAACTGTAGAAGTTTCTCCAACTGATCCAGGAATCATTCCAATGAATGCATCAAGGGTAGAGTGTGATTGCATAAATCCATCTATTGAACCAAAAGCCCAGTCAGCTTTAGCTCCGGTAAAAGATGCTAATTCACCCAATTGTGTTGGTCCTGAAAATCCATCAGGAGCACCAGACATCCAAACTCTATCTCCAGACATCATTGTAGGATATCCAAAGAATAAGAATGCTCTAGCAGTTAAGGCAATGTTGACAATGTTCATTCCTGTACCACCAAAGACCTCTTTACCTAGTACGACTGCAAAAATGATTGCAATAGTTAACATCCAAAGTGGAATGTCAGCAGGAACAATTAAAGGAATCAACATCCCCGTTACCAGGTATCCTTCCTGAATAGCGTGTTGATTTTTGATACAGAACATAAACTCAACACCTAATCCTACTGCATATGCAACAATAACAAGCGGTAATACTTTCAATAATCCATAAACAAGTTTGTCTCCAAACATGTGCATGAATTCAGTTGATTCTCCGTTTGCCACATAGTGCCAGTGACCAGTGTTGTAGATACCAAACAACAAGCAAGGAATCAAGGCAGTAACCACCATGAACATAGTTCTTTTTAGGTCAATACCATCTCTGATGTGAGCTCCTTTAACTGTCGTTTCTCCAGGCGTAAATAGGAAAGTATAGAAACCGTCCCATACCGGATGGAATTTTGCCCATTTACCATCATGGTCGGGCTCCATCTTACGCATTAATTTTTCTATCGACTTCAATTTTTTAGGTTTTAGTTAGATGAAAATATCATTACATGCATTCTTCCTGGATTACATCTAATCCATCACGAATGACACTTTGAATGTTAATTTTTGATGTACACACAAATTCACACAATGCAAAGTCTTCAGGAGCTACTTCGTAGATTCCTAAATTTTCCATCAAATCAATGTCATTGTACATAACTGATTTGATCAACTGCATTGGATAAATATCAAATGGAAATACTTTTTCCATTTCTCCTGTCACAACAAATGCTCTGATTTCTCCATTTAAGTTAGTATCCAAAACACGTTTTTTGTTTGGAGTCAACCATGAGAAATAAGATCTATTGATTGAGAATTTGTTAAATCCAGGACTCATCCAACCTTGGGTGATCATGAATTTAGGCTCATCTCCTTCAGGAATAACTGTGATTTGTGAATGATAGAAACCTAAGTACCCATCTGCGTCAACTTTGTCACCGGTTAAAACATTTCCTGAGATGTAACGCACATTGCCTTCTTTGATATTGTCAGCAATGATATTGTCAATCTTAGTACCGATAGTAGTTTTGATGTATTTAGGGTTCTTTACTTCAGATCCGGTAATAGCAATCACTTTAGAAGCGTCGAATTGTCCAGATG
It contains:
- a CDS encoding AEC family transporter — its product is MLFGLVAIGFLATRLKFLNQNRIQFANKWIIFVALPAVALVNVPGLQVSQDLLVPALSPIIVFFGAFILFRIVLRNKLETDQGIALTILGGLGNTSFVGFPVITVLFGAEYLSYALIADQVNFLLLATAAQFIISAHSGGFNIKKALKKVALFPPFIALIVALFIPFKIEHDLVSPVLEALAYTVSPVAMLVVGYQIAKYVDFKFTSNIILGISYKLVLAPILVYLAFIMMDTEKVIFDVSVMESAMGPMVSGAILLMDEEIQPKLTAQVLCWGIILSSFTLFVWSLLL
- the fabF gene encoding beta-ketoacyl-ACP synthase II, giving the protein MKRVVITGMGALTPIGNNLNDYWNALINGESGAGPITKFDASNFKTQFACEVKGFDPQQYFERNEARKYDIFVQYAVAAADEAIAQAKINFDKLDRNRIGVIWGSGDGGVDTFEDQMQAWYQGDGQPRFNPYFVPKRIINMASGVISIRHGLKGVNYSTSSACSASNTAIIDAFNYIQWGKADMMITGGSEGSVSVTSIGGFNASKALSTRNDDPKTASRPFDQTRDGFVLGEGAGALVLESLDHALARGANIIAEVASGAMAADAYHLTATHPEGEGAVRGMRLALEDAGISPDEIDYINVHATSTPVGDESEIKAVETVFGADTKANISATKSMTGHLLGGAGAIEAIACVQAVVNDIVPPTINTSQIDEKFNPNFNFTLGKAQKRTVNYALSNTFGFGGHIACSIFKKYKA
- the nqrF gene encoding NADH:ubiquinone reductase (Na(+)-transporting) subunit F, whose protein sequence is MGQVLIITVIVFTIVILLLVSLLLFVKAKISPSGKIKITINGDHVLEVDGGGTLLSTLGSNGIFLPSACGGGGTCIQCTCQVLSGGGNILPTEEPHFSRKQIADNWRLGCQVKVKEDMEIHVEEEIMGIKEWEAKVVSNYNVATYIKEFIVEIPEDMDYKAGGYIQIKIPPCEVKFADMDVTAHPQDHPGQPDKFEKDWAEGPFAMRHLVMKNDEEVVRAYSMASYPAEGRKIMLNVRVAAPPFDRKTNTWMNVNPGIASSYIFNLKEGDPAIISGPYGEFFINESDAEMLYVGGGAGMAPMRSHLYELFKTMKTDRKVSYWYGGRSRAELFYIHYFRELERDFPNFKFYMVLSDALPEDNWVEKKDIYDEEGDGFIGFVHQAVIDQYLSKHDAPEDIEFYFCGPPMMNKAVEKMCDDWGVPPENVRFDDFGG
- the nqrE gene encoding NADH:ubiquinone reductase (Na(+)-transporting) subunit E, translated to MVDYINILLKGVFIENMIFAYFLGMCSYLAVSKTVKTAAGLGAAVIFVLGVTVPVNWLLENYVLKEGALSWLGAEYAEVDLSFLSFIMFIAVIASIVQLVEMLVEKFAPALYGALGIFLPLIAVNCSILGGALFMQERQYSTIGEATTFGIGSGIGWFLAIVAIAAIREKIKYSKVPAPMRGLGITFVITGLMGIAFMSFSGINLGGGEDEDTDVKTDQVTNVIDADTDQND
- a CDS encoding NADH:ubiquinone reductase (Na(+)-transporting) subunit D — protein: MSEKVKAPREPLFSKKNKRLITEPLDDNNPVTIQVLGICSALAITVSVKQALVMTASVFFVLALGNVIISMMRNLIPSRIRIIVQLVVVASLVIIVNEILKAFLPDMAEQLSVFVGLIITNCIIMGRFEAFAMANKPWPSFLDAIGNTLGYGIVLVLVSIIREIFGAGKIFDIPLFGDRIEKTGLYKIGYLDNNFIILAPFALFAVGIIIWVQRARNKALIEDH
- the nqrC gene encoding NADH:ubiquinone reductase (Na(+)-transporting) subunit C, translating into MAINKDSNGYTFVFAIALVVIVGAGLAAVSMGLKPMQDKNVEIKKKMDILGALNIESTRQNATELYDKHILTDECVVIGSEGQVKDGLVAFNIDIKKQYKDKNLNPKDRDYPLYVADLDGETKYVIPVVGSGLWGPIWGYFSVDSDKQTIFGAKFDHQGETPGLGAEIKQKFYYSQYEGEKITGDIKSVKDGTGAGVNGKVDGITGGTITSKGVEEMVNRTLSVYVKYFNNN
- a CDS encoding NADH:ubiquinone reductase (Na(+)-transporting) subunit B; this encodes MKSIEKLMRKMEPDHDGKWAKFHPVWDGFYTFLFTPGETTVKGAHIRDGIDLKRTMFMVVTALIPCLLFGIYNTGHWHYVANGESTEFMHMFGDKLVYGLLKVLPLVIVAYAVGLGVEFMFCIKNQHAIQEGYLVTGMLIPLIVPADIPLWMLTIAIIFAVVLGKEVFGGTGMNIVNIALTARAFLFFGYPTMMSGDRVWMSGAPDGFSGPTQLGELASFTGAKADWAFGSIDGFMQSHSTLDAFIGMIPGSVGETSTVAILLGAALLLYTGIASWRIMLSFIAGGFVVGLLANQFAVNEYMMLPPVHHLVIGGFAFGAVFMITDPVTASQTNTGKFIYGFLGGALSITIRVFNGAYPEGVMMAILFMNVMAPLIDHYVVGANIKRRQKRLKTKAA